In a single window of the Streptomyces sp. NBC_00353 genome:
- a CDS encoding GTP-binding protein: MDSAPSTDRTGIGYLPHAEQTLMKLVVTGPFGVGKTTLIRTLSEIPTLHTEEAMTQSSTRLDDTAGLPDKTTTTVAVDFGRLTVPDDLVLYMFGTPGQERFFPLWEDIARGALGALVLVDTRRLGDSFAVMDMVEEQGLPYAVAVNRFPDAPAHSDEVLRKHLDLHPDTPLLQCDARERRGSIDALIALAEHVLTRLPQPQDPS; this comes from the coding sequence TTGGACTCCGCTCCCTCCACTGACCGGACCGGCATCGGCTATCTGCCGCATGCCGAACAGACCCTGATGAAGCTCGTCGTCACGGGTCCCTTCGGCGTGGGCAAGACGACCCTGATCCGTACGCTGTCGGAGATACCCACGCTCCACACCGAAGAGGCGATGACCCAGTCCAGCACCCGTCTCGACGACACCGCGGGACTGCCGGACAAGACCACCACCACGGTCGCCGTCGACTTCGGCCGGCTCACCGTCCCCGACGACCTGGTGCTCTACATGTTCGGCACCCCAGGCCAGGAACGGTTCTTCCCGCTCTGGGAGGACATCGCGCGCGGCGCCCTCGGCGCCCTCGTGCTGGTCGACACCCGCCGGCTCGGTGACTCCTTCGCCGTCATGGACATGGTCGAGGAGCAGGGACTGCCGTACGCCGTCGCCGTCAACCGCTTCCCGGACGCCCCCGCCCACTCCGACGAGGTGCTGCGCAAACACCTCGATCTCCACCCCGACACCCCCCTGCTGCAGTGCGACGCCCGCGAACGCCGCGGCAGCATCGACGCCCTGATCGCCCTCGCCGAGCATGTGCTGACCCGCCTGCCCCAGCCTCAGGACCCGTCATGA
- a CDS encoding roadblock/LC7 domain-containing protein, which produces MSTPTPTTGDLAWVLTPLLELPGVQHAVVATGDGLVEGASPGLDRASGERVAAMTATLHAAARAFTTAFTDVEAPQLAQTVVESDQGFAIVVPAGKNTTLALFAEPGAKLGDIAYQMQVQVTALTRAMNAPARRPDTPARP; this is translated from the coding sequence GTGAGCACCCCTACCCCCACCACCGGTGACCTCGCATGGGTGCTGACCCCGCTGCTGGAACTGCCCGGAGTGCAGCACGCCGTGGTCGCCACCGGCGACGGCCTCGTCGAAGGGGCCTCACCCGGCCTGGACCGTGCCTCCGGCGAGCGGGTCGCCGCCATGACCGCCACCCTGCACGCCGCGGCCCGGGCCTTCACCACGGCGTTCACCGACGTCGAGGCGCCACAGCTGGCCCAGACGGTCGTCGAGTCCGACCAGGGCTTCGCCATCGTCGTCCCGGCCGGGAAGAACACCACGCTCGCACTGTTCGCGGAACCCGGGGCCAAGCTCGGCGACATCGCGTACCAGATGCAGGTGCAGGTCACCGCGCTGACCCGGGCGATGAACGCACCCGCCCGCCGGCCGGACACCCCCGCCCGGCCATGA
- a CDS encoding ATP-binding protein, which produces MAWIVALIAVVAAVTAVVRSQNAARDANVAWARVELAERQTKAADARTAALTEEIRQLAQKRIPAAALALSHPSAPVPGLREAAEVDGGSARLLTEAVQAARAAVIEERQRVDAAARAAMRGTSAKIQSLLNQSQQLLHELQHEYDDPRILQLDFRNELALRRTQATAVLCDAWPGLARQSSPLVEIVLGAQSRVAGYERIKVANHLRDEWLAVVARAAEPLAIALAELLANATAYSHPDTDVQVTVQQSGGRGAFLVVDDAGIGMDDDALERARALLAGPSEVLLTELGDPPQTGFAVVGRLVVQYGLSCHIEPSPFGGMRTILRVPAHLLTVLEDERNLSALAPKAVHAHTTTAAAEPEPAAEPEPVAEERNGLPTRRRRAPRPAPVRSSPAAVTPAAPPPPRTPEQAEASWAALQQGTLSGRSAPAAPPEAEHHDNKDGQDDRNCRNDRNDQGDDET; this is translated from the coding sequence ATGGCATGGATCGTGGCGCTGATCGCCGTCGTCGCTGCCGTGACGGCGGTGGTCCGCTCCCAGAACGCGGCTCGTGACGCCAATGTGGCGTGGGCTCGCGTCGAGCTGGCCGAACGCCAGACGAAGGCGGCCGATGCCCGTACCGCCGCCCTCACCGAGGAGATCCGGCAGCTGGCCCAGAAGCGAATTCCAGCCGCCGCGCTCGCCCTCTCCCACCCCAGCGCGCCGGTGCCCGGCCTGCGCGAGGCGGCCGAGGTCGACGGCGGCTCCGCACGGCTGCTGACCGAGGCGGTTCAGGCAGCCCGGGCCGCGGTCATCGAGGAGCGGCAACGCGTCGACGCGGCCGCCCGCGCGGCGATGCGCGGCACCTCCGCCAAGATCCAGTCCCTGCTCAACCAGTCCCAGCAACTGCTGCACGAACTCCAGCACGAGTACGACGACCCGCGGATCCTGCAGCTGGACTTCCGTAACGAACTGGCGCTGCGCCGCACCCAGGCCACCGCGGTGCTGTGCGACGCCTGGCCGGGCCTGGCACGGCAGAGCTCGCCGCTCGTCGAGATCGTGCTCGGCGCCCAGTCCCGTGTCGCCGGCTACGAACGCATCAAGGTGGCCAACCATCTGCGCGACGAGTGGCTCGCGGTCGTCGCCCGCGCCGCCGAACCTCTCGCGATCGCCCTCGCCGAACTGCTGGCCAACGCCACCGCCTACTCGCACCCCGACACCGACGTACAGGTGACGGTCCAGCAGAGCGGCGGCCGCGGTGCCTTCCTGGTGGTCGACGACGCGGGCATCGGTATGGACGACGACGCGCTCGAACGCGCCCGCGCCCTGCTGGCGGGCCCCTCCGAAGTGCTCCTGACCGAGCTGGGCGATCCGCCGCAGACCGGCTTCGCCGTCGTCGGCCGGCTGGTCGTCCAGTACGGCCTCAGCTGTCATATCGAGCCATCGCCGTTCGGCGGGATGCGTACGATCCTGCGGGTCCCCGCCCACCTCCTGACGGTGCTGGAGGACGAGCGCAACCTCTCCGCCCTCGCCCCGAAGGCGGTGCACGCGCATACCACCACCGCTGCCGCCGAGCCGGAGCCCGCCGCCGAGCCGGAACCCGTCGCCGAGGAGCGCAACGGACTGCCCACCCGGCGCCGCCGCGCACCCCGCCCGGCACCCGTACGGTCCTCGCCCGCTGCCGTGACCCCGGCGGCCCCACCGCCGCCCCGTACCCCCGAACAGGCCGAGGCGTCGTGGGCGGCACTCCAGCAGGGCACCCTCAGCGGCCGCAGCGCCCCCGCCGCCCCACCGGAAGCGGAACACCACGACAACAAAGACGGCCAGGACGACCGGAACTGCCGGAACGACCGGAACGACCAAGGAGACGACGAGACGTGA
- a CDS encoding DUF742 domain-containing protein, with protein MTPGPGRRLIPAYLVTGGRTRPTGPALDRLAVLVRTDSALPDDTGSEQRRLCELLEPGALSVVECAAHLDLPVSATVFLATDLAAAGHLHTRPPIPSAGETDRSLVERLLVGLRSLH; from the coding sequence ATGACCCCGGGTCCAGGACGCCGTCTGATCCCCGCCTACCTGGTCACCGGTGGCCGGACCCGGCCCACCGGCCCCGCACTCGACCGGCTTGCCGTGCTCGTACGCACCGACTCGGCCCTGCCCGACGACACGGGCTCGGAACAGCGCAGGCTGTGCGAGCTGCTCGAACCGGGCGCCCTCAGCGTCGTCGAATGCGCGGCCCACCTGGACCTTCCGGTCAGCGCCACCGTCTTCCTGGCCACGGACCTCGCGGCCGCCGGACATCTGCACACCCGACCGCCGATCCCCAGCGCCGGGGAGACCGACCGGTCGCTCGTCGAGAGGCTGCTCGTTGGACTCCGCTCCCTCCACTGA
- a CDS encoding MBL fold metallo-hydrolase: MSITGGDFVELGRDLYAWLPPKRGWGLANCGLLTSPRGAIWIDTPYDPVLAGQFLAESTKRLPEGASIDRVIVTHANGDHFWGAGVLPDAEIIATREAREHIHYEPTPKQQHALVQGSDPATALGEYLKRHFGTFDWSQTEPVQPTTYFTGELELTLGEYPVQVSALPAAHTTGDLIVHLPAQRTVFSGDVIFASTPQQPGDHPVHWAGPLSQVIAACEQVLATGAETIVPGHGPVLDPAGVRAHIGYLEYVRDRAHALHAAGVPALEAARRVIGERRHPELGLAERLVVTIGSEYRQLDGSELPGVLQVMTDVAVVAQEVAAQELSAQEGE; the protein is encoded by the coding sequence ATGTCGATCACGGGTGGAGACTTCGTCGAGCTGGGGCGGGACCTGTACGCGTGGCTCCCGCCGAAACGCGGCTGGGGCCTCGCCAACTGCGGCCTGCTCACCTCGCCGCGTGGCGCGATCTGGATCGACACCCCGTACGATCCGGTACTCGCCGGCCAGTTCCTGGCCGAGTCCACGAAGCGGCTGCCCGAGGGCGCCTCCATCGACCGGGTGATCGTCACCCACGCCAACGGGGACCACTTCTGGGGCGCGGGCGTGCTCCCGGACGCCGAGATCATCGCGACCCGCGAGGCCCGGGAACACATCCACTACGAACCCACCCCGAAACAGCAGCACGCGCTGGTCCAGGGCAGCGATCCGGCCACCGCGCTCGGTGAATACCTCAAGCGCCACTTCGGCACCTTCGACTGGTCGCAGACCGAACCGGTGCAGCCGACCACGTACTTCACCGGAGAGCTCGAGCTGACCCTGGGGGAGTACCCGGTCCAGGTGTCGGCCCTGCCCGCCGCCCACACCACGGGTGACCTGATCGTGCACCTGCCGGCGCAGCGCACCGTCTTCAGCGGTGACGTCATCTTCGCCTCCACACCGCAGCAGCCGGGCGACCACCCGGTGCACTGGGCGGGCCCTCTCTCCCAGGTGATCGCGGCCTGCGAACAGGTGCTGGCCACCGGTGCCGAGACCATCGTCCCCGGCCACGGTCCGGTCCTCGACCCGGCCGGAGTGCGCGCACACATCGGCTACCTCGAGTACGTTCGGGATCGCGCCCACGCCCTTCATGCGGCCGGGGTGCCTGCGCTGGAGGCGGCGCGCCGGGTGATCGGCGAGCGGCGCCACCCCGAACTCGGCCTGGCCGAACGGCTCGTGGTGACGATCGGCAGCGAGTACCGGCAGCTGGACGGGTCCGAACTGCCCGGTGTGCTGCAGGTGATGACCGATGTCGCCGTCGTCGCTCAAGAAGTCGCAGCTCAAGAACTCTCCGCGCAAGAAGGGGAGTAG